In Mangrovivirga cuniculi, the following proteins share a genomic window:
- a CDS encoding HupE/UreJ family protein, translating into MDNFLLYFELGLRHILDINGYDHILFVIALGIIFMFRDWKRVLVLVTAFTVGHSITLALSAFDLIDYDHRKIEKLIVLTILVTAVANLFRKKYSENKKLVSMNSVLALFFGLIHGLGFSTYFKTLLGREKSIIGPLFAFNIGLEVGQIIVVLAVLITTSLFVNLAGVRRRDWVLIISSAVAGIAVSFLI; encoded by the coding sequence ATGGATAACTTTTTGCTCTATTTCGAGCTGGGTCTCAGGCACATATTAGATATTAATGGTTATGACCACATTTTATTTGTCATTGCTTTAGGTATCATATTTATGTTTCGGGACTGGAAAAGAGTTTTGGTTTTAGTTACTGCTTTTACCGTAGGTCATTCAATTACACTGGCTCTGTCAGCATTTGACCTGATTGATTATGATCACAGGAAAATTGAAAAACTGATCGTATTAACAATTTTAGTTACCGCGGTAGCGAACCTTTTTAGAAAGAAATATTCTGAAAATAAAAAGTTAGTGAGCATGAATTCCGTTCTTGCTTTATTCTTCGGATTAATACACGGGCTTGGATTCAGCACTTACTTCAAAACGCTTCTCGGGAGAGAAAAATCAATAATCGGACCATTATTTGCGTTTAATATTGGTCTGGAAGTTGGCCAGATTATCGTGGTATTGGCAGTTTTGATTACCACATCACTCTTTGTTAATCTTGCAGGAGTCAGGCGACGCGACTGGGTATTAATTATATCCTCTGCTGTTGCCGGAATAGCGGTCAGTTTTTTAATTTAG
- a CDS encoding DUF5117 domain-containing protein — protein sequence MNHIKVIRLFVCLLIFSACASANQTTSDQSEEEKVKVTKGFFDYKIDVESQKVYLRVEHYDSLFLYLNSLTAGIGSNDIGLDRGQLGNSRMVKFSKYGNKVLLIEPNSSYVAVSDNSLEVRAVEEAFAKSVIASFSIEKKKSGSSNGDWIDITEFITRDAHNIAKTLKDQGQGSYSLDKKASVILAENSFNFPRNTELEAMLTFRGEPKDYEIRSVTPSPEAVTIQVRNSFVALPEEGFDPVKFHPGGGYFGIRKYNYASPIDQPVEERFITKHRLIKKIRMPKFLSR from the coding sequence ATGAATCATATAAAAGTAATCAGGTTATTCGTTTGCCTTTTAATATTCTCAGCTTGTGCATCAGCAAATCAAACTACTTCTGATCAATCTGAGGAAGAAAAAGTAAAAGTCACCAAAGGCTTTTTTGATTATAAAATTGATGTAGAGTCTCAAAAGGTATATTTGAGAGTCGAGCATTACGATAGTCTTTTTCTTTATTTAAATAGTCTGACTGCTGGTATTGGTTCAAATGATATCGGCTTAGACCGGGGACAGCTAGGTAATTCACGGATGGTGAAGTTTAGTAAATACGGAAATAAAGTCCTTTTAATTGAGCCGAACTCCAGTTATGTAGCTGTTTCTGATAATAGTTTAGAGGTTAGAGCGGTAGAAGAAGCTTTTGCAAAATCGGTGATTGCCTCATTTTCTATCGAAAAGAAGAAATCCGGAAGCTCAAATGGTGACTGGATCGACATAACAGAATTCATTACAAGAGACGCCCATAATATTGCAAAAACCTTAAAAGATCAGGGCCAGGGTAGTTATTCTCTCGACAAGAAAGCCTCAGTGATTTTAGCTGAAAATAGCTTTAATTTCCCTCGAAATACAGAGCTTGAGGCGATGCTTACTTTCAGAGGTGAGCCTAAGGACTATGAAATCAGGAGCGTAACTCCATCACCCGAAGCTGTTACTATTCAAGTTAGGAATAGTTTCGTTGCTTTGCCTGAAGAAGGTTTTGACCCAGTGAAATTTCATCCGGGAGGAGGCTATTTCGGAATAAGGAAATATAATTATGCGTCACCGATTGATCAACCGGTTGAAGAACGATTCATCACAAAGCATAGATTAATCAAAAAAATCCGGATGCCGAAATTTCTGAGCCGGTAG
- a CDS encoding response regulator transcription factor — MPAVTDKKILIVDDEPDVVELLSYNFNSAGYQVQEATNGKEAIDIAKNFNPDLIILDIMMPDIDGVETCRQIRNIPKFKETFVFFLTARSEEYSEVAAFDVGGDDYIIKPIKPRALLKKVESLFKRETKTVDDRTKIETKDFMIDKASYTVRVGEEVIQLAKKEFDLLYFLASNSNNIFGRDILLHHVWGADVFVAERTVDVHIRKIREKLGDRFIKTIKGVGYKFDY; from the coding sequence ATGCCTGCTGTTACAGATAAAAAAATTTTGATTGTAGATGATGAACCGGATGTAGTAGAATTATTATCATATAATTTCAACAGTGCCGGTTACCAGGTTCAGGAAGCTACCAACGGCAAGGAAGCCATCGATATAGCTAAAAATTTTAATCCGGATCTAATTATTCTGGATATCATGATGCCCGATATTGACGGGGTCGAAACCTGCAGACAGATCAGAAATATCCCAAAGTTTAAAGAAACCTTTGTTTTCTTTCTTACTGCGAGAAGTGAAGAATATTCAGAGGTAGCTGCTTTTGATGTGGGAGGGGATGATTATATAATTAAGCCGATTAAACCCAGGGCACTGCTTAAAAAGGTAGAGTCTTTATTCAAAAGAGAAACTAAAACTGTTGATGACCGGACAAAGATCGAGACTAAAGATTTTATGATTGATAAAGCCAGCTATACGGTAAGAGTTGGCGAAGAAGTGATCCAGTTGGCGAAAAAAGAATTTGACCTGTTATATTTCCTTGCAAGCAACAGTAATAACATTTTCGGAAGAGACATCTTACTTCACCATGTTTGGGGTGCTGATGTATTTGTAGCCGAGAGAACAGTGGATGTTCATATTAGAAAGATTAGAGAAAAATTAGGAGATCGTTTTATTAAGACGATCAAAGGAGTCGGTTATAAATTTGATTATTAA
- a CDS encoding DUF6702 family protein produces the protein MAAKIFLTAILSFFWSLHPFHVSVTDIVHKKDQKALQITSRVFLDDLELALNDVTGETLDVIALSKSGELDNILKPYFLKNFKLRVDDEKTPLKYLGSQLDQDALMVFLEVENVQTVSKLFVRNTLIFEKYDDQSNIIHFNYNDEVTSARLHEDNPYVIFER, from the coding sequence ATGGCGGCAAAAATATTTTTAACGGCAATATTATCATTTTTTTGGAGTCTACATCCATTTCACGTAAGTGTAACCGATATTGTTCACAAAAAGGATCAAAAAGCACTTCAAATTACCTCTCGTGTTTTTTTGGATGATCTCGAGTTAGCTTTGAATGATGTTACCGGAGAAACTCTGGATGTGATCGCATTATCAAAATCAGGAGAACTTGATAATATTCTGAAACCTTATTTTTTAAAGAATTTTAAACTGAGAGTTGATGATGAGAAAACACCTCTAAAATACCTTGGGTCACAGTTAGATCAGGATGCCTTAATGGTATTTCTGGAAGTTGAAAATGTACAGACTGTTTCAAAGCTCTTCGTCAGAAACACACTCATTTTTGAGAAATATGATGACCAGTCTAATATTATACATTTTAACTATAATGATGAAGTGACCAGTGCCCGATTACATGAGGATAATCCTTACGTTATTTTTGAAAGATAA
- a CDS encoding UDP-2,3-diacylglucosamine diphosphatase has translation MDFKRKVEVLVLSDIHLGTYGCHADELLKYLKSIDPDTIILNGDIIDIWNFKKRYWPKSHMLVLKKFMSMIAKGKDVIYITGNHDETIRKFSGFELSGLRIVNKYSMTIGGKKTLLFHGDIFDVVMEQAKWLAKLGAIGYDALILLNHLTNKGLKLIGKPPISMSKKIKNSVKSAVKFINDFEKVCGELAIENGYDSVVCGHIHQPAIKKVSCEKGSVDYLNSGDWIENLSSLEYANGEWRLYDFRKDTIASSIKIESEIKSALNNKQLFSVLQQQFYNAS, from the coding sequence TCATGCCGATGAGCTTCTAAAATACCTCAAAAGTATCGACCCTGATACAATTATCCTTAACGGAGATATAATCGACATATGGAATTTCAAAAAAAGATATTGGCCCAAAAGCCATATGCTTGTCTTAAAAAAATTCATGTCAATGATTGCCAAGGGAAAAGATGTCATTTATATCACTGGAAATCATGATGAGACCATCCGTAAATTTTCAGGTTTTGAGTTATCTGGATTAAGAATAGTTAACAAATATTCCATGACGATTGGAGGAAAAAAAACCCTCTTATTTCATGGGGATATTTTCGACGTGGTCATGGAGCAAGCTAAATGGCTGGCTAAATTAGGTGCTATAGGATATGATGCGCTTATATTACTAAATCATTTAACCAACAAAGGATTAAAACTCATAGGAAAACCTCCAATCTCAATGAGTAAAAAAATCAAAAACTCTGTAAAAAGTGCAGTTAAATTCATCAATGATTTTGAAAAAGTTTGCGGCGAGCTTGCTATTGAAAACGGGTATGATTCTGTGGTATGCGGCCATATACATCAACCGGCTATTAAAAAAGTATCATGCGAAAAAGGATCCGTCGATTATCTCAACTCCGGGGATTGGATCGAAAACCTTTCATCTCTCGAATACGCAAATGGGGAGTGGAGACTATATGATTTCAGAAAAGACACCATTGCATCATCAATAAAAATTGAATCTGAAATAAAATCAGCATTAAACAACAAGCAATTGTTCTCTGTGCTTCAACAGCAATTTTATAATGCATCATGA
- a CDS encoding M1 family metallopeptidase produces MKKVFLLFSLVFIYGTSFGQGKYEGKFEQLGSLLRSPNVYRTASGAPGPEYWQQRADYNIDVTLDDDRQTITGSETITYYNNSPNPLGYLWVQLDQNMRATDSHTPKVATSGMRDTLYSKWVPGIELNDYEGGYKIKSVTDENGNDLKYFINKTMMRVELPSVMNSGDTFEFNIEWSYNINDRMSDGGRSGMEYFPEDDNYLYTIAQFYPRMAVYSDFEGWQNKQFLGRGEFALPFGNYEVSITVPSDHIVASTGVLQNEKEVLTKKQINRFEKAKKSFDEPVLIVTEEEAIENEKEKAKDTKTWVYKAENVRDFAFASSRKFIWDAQAVKLSDDNTPLAMSYYPKEGNPLWEEESTKAVKNTLETYSKYTIEYPYPVAISVHAASIGMEYPMICFNFGRPDKDGNYSETTKYRMIGVIIHEVGHNFFPMIINSDERQWTWMDEGLNTFVQYRTEVEQYDNFPSRRGPAANIVRYMKGDKQFIRPIMTNSEQILQFGANAYAKPATALNILRETVMGPESFDYAFKEYAKRWAFKHPTPADLFRTMEDASAVDLDWFWKGWFYSTDHVDITIEKVRWFKYTEDKEKLENQVSVSASQEPGDASEGETALEDPMYFTITDTPDRYYGEFMNRVDDKEIVNKAKDKNFYEVTFENEGGLVMPIIVEFTYADGTTETQKVPAEIWRRNENVAVKTFITEKEVTRITVDPNLETADVNLENNVYPRKDVKSAFDKFKDGTD; encoded by the coding sequence ATGAAGAAAGTATTTCTATTGTTTTCTTTAGTATTTATCTATGGCACTTCATTTGGCCAGGGTAAATATGAAGGAAAATTTGAACAATTGGGATCACTGCTACGTTCTCCAAATGTTTACCGTACAGCCTCCGGGGCTCCGGGACCGGAATATTGGCAGCAACGAGCAGACTACAATATCGATGTAACGCTTGATGATGACAGGCAAACCATTACAGGTAGTGAAACAATAACCTACTATAACAATTCTCCAAACCCTTTAGGCTACCTATGGGTACAACTTGATCAAAATATGAGAGCAACTGATTCTCATACTCCAAAAGTTGCGACAAGCGGGATGAGAGATACGCTTTACAGCAAATGGGTACCTGGAATTGAATTAAATGATTATGAAGGTGGTTATAAAATCAAATCAGTAACTGATGAGAATGGGAATGATCTTAAGTATTTCATCAATAAAACAATGATGCGAGTTGAGCTTCCATCTGTGATGAATAGCGGAGACACCTTCGAATTTAATATCGAGTGGTCTTATAATATCAATGACAGAATGAGTGATGGCGGCCGTTCAGGTATGGAGTATTTCCCTGAAGACGACAACTATCTGTACACAATCGCTCAGTTCTATCCAAGAATGGCTGTTTACAGTGATTTTGAAGGATGGCAGAACAAACAATTCCTTGGAAGAGGGGAGTTTGCCCTACCATTTGGTAACTATGAAGTATCAATCACTGTTCCTTCAGACCATATCGTTGCCTCAACTGGTGTTTTACAAAATGAAAAAGAAGTTCTTACGAAGAAGCAAATAAATCGCTTCGAAAAAGCTAAAAAATCATTCGACGAGCCGGTTCTTATTGTAACAGAAGAAGAGGCTATCGAAAATGAGAAAGAAAAAGCTAAGGATACTAAAACCTGGGTGTATAAGGCAGAGAACGTAAGAGACTTTGCATTCGCATCATCGAGAAAATTCATCTGGGATGCACAGGCTGTAAAATTATCAGACGATAACACTCCTTTAGCAATGTCTTACTACCCGAAAGAAGGGAATCCTCTTTGGGAAGAAGAGTCAACTAAAGCAGTAAAAAACACTTTAGAAACTTATTCTAAGTATACTATCGAATACCCATATCCGGTTGCTATTTCTGTTCATGCAGCATCTATCGGTATGGAGTACCCAATGATCTGTTTCAACTTCGGTCGTCCAGACAAGGATGGAAACTATTCTGAAACAACTAAATACAGAATGATCGGCGTGATTATTCACGAGGTAGGACACAACTTCTTCCCGATGATCATAAACTCTGATGAGCGTCAGTGGACATGGATGGATGAAGGTTTGAATACTTTTGTTCAGTACAGAACTGAAGTAGAACAATATGACAACTTCCCTTCAAGAAGAGGGCCTGCAGCAAATATTGTAAGGTACATGAAAGGAGATAAGCAGTTTATCAGACCAATCATGACCAACTCTGAGCAAATTCTACAGTTTGGAGCCAACGCCTATGCAAAACCTGCTACTGCATTAAACATCCTTCGCGAGACTGTGATGGGACCTGAATCATTTGATTATGCATTTAAAGAGTATGCAAAGAGATGGGCATTTAAACACCCGACTCCAGCTGACTTGTTCCGTACAATGGAAGATGCTTCAGCAGTAGATCTTGACTGGTTCTGGAAAGGATGGTTCTACAGCACTGATCACGTAGACATTACAATAGAAAAAGTAAGATGGTTCAAGTACACTGAAGATAAAGAAAAACTTGAAAACCAGGTGAGTGTTTCTGCTTCCCAGGAGCCAGGAGATGCTTCTGAAGGTGAAACGGCATTAGAAGATCCAATGTATTTCACTATCACAGACACTCCTGACAGATACTATGGTGAGTTCATGAATCGAGTAGATGATAAAGAAATCGTAAACAAAGCAAAAGACAAAAACTTCTACGAAGTAACATTCGAAAATGAAGGTGGTCTTGTGATGCCGATCATCGTTGAATTCACTTATGCAGATGGAACTACTGAAACTCAAAAAGTTCCTGCAGAGATCTGGAGAAGAAACGAAAATGTTGCGGTAAAAACTTTCATTACTGAAAAAGAAGTAACAAGAATTACGGTTGATCCTAATCTTGAAACTGCTGATGTAAATCTTGAAAACAACGTGTATCCACGAAAAGATGTAAAATCTGCCTTTGATAAATTCAAGGACGGAACCGACTAA
- a CDS encoding M1 family metallopeptidase, with product MKRLHLIALTFLSIFIASAQGKYEGKFEQLGTMLPSPNVYRTASGAPGPEYWQQKADYDIKVSINDETQVLTGEETITYYNNSPNPLGYLWIQLDQNIRTQESIASTSEKRQMGSQIPSKILKSTAEFSGYEGGFDIQKVTDKDGNDLKYFINGTMMRIELPSVLSNGDTFTFNINWSYNIYDRMYIDGRGGYEYFPEDDNFAYTIAQWYPRLAVYSDFEGWQNKQFLGRGEFALTFGDFNVEITVPEDHIVAATGSLQNVEDVLTRKQAKRFKKAQKSFDEPVFIVTEEEAIENEKDKSTDSKTWVFKAENVRDFAFASSRKYIWDAQAVKVGDKTPLAMSFYPKEGNPLWEEESTKAVKNTLITYSEHTIEYPYPVAISVHAANQGMEYPMICFNYGRPNKNGSYSQRTKEGMVGVIVHEVGHNFFPMIINSDERQWTWMDEGLNSFMEHVTLKEHYPEFDLTWGTPEGVVNYMKGSKEFIRPIMTQSDNILQFGYNAYGKPSAGLVMLRQTIMGEELFDYAFKEYAKRWAFKHPTPADFFRTMEDASAFDLDWFWKGWFYSIDHVDVAVENVHWFKYTEDKQVLENQIDIKTSAEPGGEKEGKNSLEDGPSYFTITDTPDRYYGEFMNRVDSKGVVNKAKDKNFYEVTFKNKGGLVMPLILEWHYTDGTTEREVIPAEIWRRNENEVTKVFVKDKEVSKLVFDPEGELADVEPSNNTFPQADLESAFEKFKKENN from the coding sequence ATGAAAAGACTGCACTTAATCGCGCTTACTTTTCTTTCGATTTTTATCGCCTCTGCACAGGGCAAGTACGAAGGAAAGTTTGAACAACTTGGGACTATGCTGCCTTCTCCAAATGTATACAGAACGGCATCAGGTGCCCCGGGACCAGAATACTGGCAGCAAAAAGCTGACTACGATATCAAAGTATCAATAAATGATGAAACTCAGGTACTGACTGGTGAGGAAACTATCACTTATTACAATAACTCTCCGAACCCATTAGGCTATTTGTGGATTCAGCTAGACCAAAATATAAGAACCCAGGAAAGCATTGCCAGTACCTCAGAAAAAAGGCAAATGGGTTCTCAGATTCCTTCTAAAATATTAAAATCAACTGCTGAATTCAGTGGTTATGAAGGAGGATTTGACATTCAAAAAGTTACAGATAAAGATGGAAATGACCTTAAATATTTCATCAATGGTACGATGATGAGAATAGAGCTTCCATCAGTTCTGTCAAATGGAGACACTTTCACTTTTAATATCAACTGGTCGTACAACATTTATGACAGAATGTACATCGATGGAAGAGGTGGATATGAGTATTTCCCTGAAGATGACAACTTTGCCTATACTATTGCTCAGTGGTATCCAAGGCTTGCTGTTTATTCTGATTTTGAAGGGTGGCAAAACAAACAATTTCTTGGAAGAGGGGAGTTTGCTCTTACTTTTGGTGATTTTAATGTAGAGATCACAGTACCTGAAGATCACATTGTCGCAGCTACCGGGTCGCTACAAAATGTAGAGGATGTTTTAACCAGAAAGCAGGCAAAAAGATTTAAGAAAGCACAGAAATCATTTGATGAGCCAGTCTTCATCGTAACGGAAGAAGAGGCTATCGAAAATGAAAAAGATAAATCTACAGATTCAAAAACCTGGGTATTCAAAGCAGAAAACGTAAGAGACTTTGCCTTTGCTTCTTCCAGAAAGTATATCTGGGATGCACAGGCGGTTAAAGTTGGTGACAAAACGCCTTTGGCAATGTCTTTCTACCCGAAAGAAGGAAATCCGCTTTGGGAAGAAGAATCGACAAAAGCAGTCAAAAATACCTTGATCACTTATTCTGAGCATACTATCGAGTACCCTTATCCTGTGGCTATTTCTGTTCATGCTGCAAACCAGGGTATGGAATATCCAATGATCTGCTTCAACTATGGTCGCCCCAATAAAAATGGTTCGTATTCTCAGCGAACTAAAGAAGGTATGGTAGGGGTAATTGTTCACGAAGTTGGTCACAACTTCTTCCCGATGATCATTAATTCAGATGAGCGTCAATGGACCTGGATGGATGAAGGATTAAATTCATTCATGGAGCACGTTACTTTAAAAGAACACTATCCTGAATTTGACCTGACCTGGGGAACTCCTGAAGGAGTTGTGAATTACATGAAAGGAAGTAAAGAGTTTATCAGGCCGATAATGACTCAGTCAGATAATATTTTACAATTTGGATATAACGCTTATGGTAAACCTTCTGCCGGGTTAGTTATGCTTCGCCAGACGATAATGGGTGAAGAACTATTCGACTATGCATTTAAAGAATATGCAAAAAGATGGGCTTTTAAACATCCAACACCTGCTGACTTTTTCAGAACAATGGAAGATGCTTCTGCATTTGATCTTGACTGGTTCTGGAAAGGGTGGTTCTATTCTATCGATCACGTAGACGTAGCGGTAGAAAACGTTCATTGGTTTAAATATACCGAGGATAAGCAAGTTCTTGAAAACCAGATCGACATCAAAACATCAGCTGAGCCAGGTGGAGAAAAAGAAGGCAAAAACTCTTTAGAGGACGGTCCTTCATACTTTACTATCACTGATACCCCTGACAGATATTATGGCGAGTTCATGAACAGAGTAGACTCAAAAGGGGTAGTTAACAAAGCAAAAGATAAAAACTTCTACGAGGTAACATTCAAAAACAAAGGTGGATTAGTAATGCCTTTGATACTTGAATGGCACTATACTGATGGTACTACTGAAAGAGAAGTTATCCCGGCCGAGATCTGGAGACGAAATGAAAATGAGGTAACCAAGGTTTTTGTGAAGGACAAAGAAGTTTCAAAATTAGTTTTTGATCCTGAAGGAGAGTTAGCCGATGTAGAACCATCTAACAACACCTTCCCTCAGGCTGATCTTGAATCTGCTTTTGAGAAGTTCAAAAAAGAGAATAATTAA
- a CDS encoding zinc-dependent metalloprotease, giving the protein MRVLPDSIHPMDSRYNVIQWVHRSTRGWSYGVQVIDPRTGEIVKGMVTLGSLRVRQDFLIAQALVPAYGLNPNTAPHMALALARIRQLSAHEVGHTLGLAHNYAASSYGRESVMDYPHPYVYEGADGQLNFDSAYDVGIGEWDKVAINFGYGAHSEEERKEVINEAVEKGVYFLSDQDARPIYGAHPETHLWDNGLRPDEELQRVLKIRKIALDKFGTDNLPEGRSYSDLEEMLAPLYFYHRYQLEAAVKLIGGVDYRYNVKGEGELINEPVSPEIQNEALSAILETISLENLQLSDRILSVIPPKSFGDRKGRESLMGKTDPVLDPVGIAETASSFTFDALLNPQRINRLAIQSSRNDKLISVKDVFSRISNQIDNEIGNSELGDQIMHTVKNQFMRRIIALKENPISSVSVKAECLVFLEALKELLDNSDSPEDQLLSNYIKQYLDGDLKSIPVSPPKIPDGSPIGSGYKCY; this is encoded by the coding sequence GTGAGGGTATTGCCAGACTCTATTCACCCGATGGATAGCCGGTATAATGTTATTCAGTGGGTACATCGATCAACCCGTGGGTGGTCTTATGGGGTTCAGGTGATAGACCCCAGAACCGGAGAGATAGTAAAAGGAATGGTGACTTTAGGTTCTTTAAGAGTAAGGCAGGATTTCCTGATCGCTCAGGCTCTTGTGCCAGCTTATGGGCTTAATCCAAATACAGCTCCTCATATGGCTCTTGCACTTGCAAGGATCAGACAGCTATCTGCTCATGAAGTAGGTCATACCCTGGGATTAGCACATAACTATGCAGCAAGTTCTTATGGAAGAGAATCCGTGATGGATTATCCTCATCCTTATGTTTATGAGGGCGCAGACGGACAGTTAAATTTTGATTCTGCCTATGATGTTGGAATCGGGGAATGGGATAAAGTGGCTATTAATTTTGGTTATGGAGCTCATTCAGAGGAAGAAAGAAAAGAAGTTATCAATGAGGCTGTAGAAAAAGGGGTCTATTTTCTTTCTGATCAGGATGCCAGACCAATTTACGGCGCTCATCCGGAAACCCATTTGTGGGATAATGGCTTACGGCCTGATGAGGAACTACAAAGAGTTTTGAAAATAAGAAAAATCGCACTTGATAAATTTGGCACGGACAATTTGCCAGAAGGAAGATCTTATTCAGATTTAGAAGAAATGCTCGCGCCGTTGTATTTCTACCATCGATACCAGCTGGAGGCAGCAGTGAAGCTTATCGGAGGGGTAGATTATCGATATAATGTAAAAGGTGAAGGAGAATTGATAAATGAACCTGTTTCTCCTGAAATACAAAATGAAGCTTTATCTGCTATTTTGGAGACAATTTCACTTGAAAATCTTCAGCTGAGTGACAGGATATTGTCTGTAATACCTCCAAAATCTTTTGGTGACAGAAAAGGGCGGGAATCATTAATGGGTAAAACAGATCCTGTTCTGGATCCGGTTGGGATTGCAGAAACAGCTTCTTCATTTACTTTCGATGCATTATTAAATCCACAGAGAATAAATCGCCTGGCGATACAAAGTAGCAGGAATGATAAACTCATCTCTGTAAAAGATGTGTTCAGTCGCATATCAAATCAAATTGATAATGAAATTGGTAATTCTGAACTCGGAGATCAGATTATGCATACAGTGAAAAATCAGTTTATGAGAAGAATAATAGCATTGAAAGAAAACCCGATTTCTTCGGTGTCAGTGAAAGCAGAATGCCTGGTTTTCCTTGAGGCATTAAAAGAATTATTGGATAATTCTGACAGTCCTGAAGATCAATTGTTGTCAAATTATATAAAACAATATCTGGATGGAGATCTGAAATCAATACCTGTTTCTCCTCCAAAAATACCGGATGGTAGTCCGATTGGTTCAGGTTATAAATGTTATTAA